A window of the Proteus terrae subsp. cibarius genome harbors these coding sequences:
- a CDS encoding formylglycine-generating enzyme family protein translates to MKFNLSLLTLSFALLSSSFTASAKWDDKFVNPKALPDDVTLPFPCEGSMVFRQVTIPLSQPLQDYSVTLGQEGDEWGYLEQSRAEHIAGSFPLKGKEKGRYYLMAKYPVTDLQYNAMQSVINGKECPVASNKLRLPKVNISWYEAMQFADQYNQWLRSNHPEALPVEDGAKGFARLPTETEWEFAARGGLKVSASEFRDLRFPMPEGTKNYIWSAGSQSANGSLQLTGLLSPNPLGLHDMLGNVAEMMFEPFRLNKLDRLHGQAGGFIVRGGSYLTPESEIRSSWRQEEPYYTNTGANKNKYTGFRLAIVAPALTSRDKIKEIEKEWQQLGNEKPANNNSKTNSDNSINSLNTLSTQVQDEALKKQLAELKNTLRANAQLRDEQRDQAIRTSLQLGAFLCTKLKDDGEFYDRLIALHEKNCPAGTKDATCERRQEQVNEHKKTLDFVVSYYADTLVDMATTYDASLVKPQIDVVRQLMEARGKSNLNTYLSTYMQGLQGYWANGKVSRNEWLEACKKQ, encoded by the coding sequence GTGAAATTTAATTTATCGCTTCTAACTTTATCATTCGCGCTGTTATCTAGCAGTTTTACCGCATCTGCCAAATGGGACGATAAATTTGTTAACCCAAAAGCGTTGCCAGATGATGTTACCTTGCCTTTCCCTTGTGAAGGTTCAATGGTTTTTCGCCAAGTCACCATACCCTTAAGCCAGCCATTACAAGATTACAGTGTGACTTTAGGGCAAGAAGGTGATGAATGGGGCTATTTAGAACAATCTCGAGCAGAACATATTGCGGGTAGCTTTCCATTAAAAGGCAAAGAAAAAGGCCGTTACTACCTTATGGCAAAATATCCCGTTACCGATCTGCAATATAACGCCATGCAGAGCGTGATTAACGGTAAAGAGTGCCCCGTTGCTTCAAATAAATTACGTTTACCAAAAGTGAATATCAGTTGGTATGAAGCGATGCAATTTGCTGATCAATACAACCAATGGCTAAGAAGCAATCATCCCGAAGCGTTACCTGTTGAAGATGGCGCCAAAGGTTTTGCACGATTACCGACAGAAACGGAATGGGAATTTGCGGCAAGAGGCGGCTTAAAAGTTTCGGCTTCAGAGTTTCGTGATCTCCGCTTTCCTATGCCAGAAGGTACCAAAAACTACATTTGGTCAGCGGGTAGCCAATCTGCTAATGGCTCATTACAACTCACCGGTTTGTTATCACCTAATCCTCTGGGTTTACATGACATGTTAGGTAATGTCGCTGAAATGATGTTTGAGCCTTTTAGATTAAATAAACTCGATCGCCTACACGGGCAAGCGGGTGGCTTTATTGTGCGCGGTGGTAGCTACCTCACCCCAGAAAGCGAAATACGCAGTTCATGGCGTCAAGAAGAGCCTTATTACACCAACACTGGCGCAAATAAAAACAAATACACAGGTTTTCGTTTAGCCATTGTTGCCCCTGCGTTGACATCACGCGACAAAATTAAAGAGATAGAAAAAGAGTGGCAACAATTAGGGAATGAGAAGCCAGCAAACAATAACTCAAAAACCAATAGCGATAATTCCATTAATAGCCTAAATACGCTCTCAACCCAAGTACAAGATGAAGCGCTGAAAAAACAGTTAGCTGAATTAAAAAATACACTACGAGCCAATGCACAACTGCGTGATGAGCAACGTGATCAGGCTATCCGTACTTCACTGCAATTAGGTGCTTTTTTATGTACAAAATTAAAAGATGATGGCGAATTCTATGATCGATTAATTGCACTGCATGAGAAAAACTGCCCTGCGGGCACAAAAGATGCCACATGTGAACGACGCCAAGAGCAAGTCAACGAACATAAGAAAACCCTCGACTTTGTTGTAAGTTATTACGCAGACACATTGGTGGATATGGCAACAACGTATGATGCTTCCTTAGTAAAACCTCAAATTGATGTTGTGCGTCAGTTAATGGAAGCCAGAGGCAAATCAAATTTAAATACGTACCTTTCAACGTATATGCAGGGACTCCAAGGATATTGGGCTAACGGTAAAGTTTCACGGAACGAATGGCTTGAAGCGTGCAAAAAACAATAA